Proteins found in one Quercus robur chromosome 2, dhQueRobu3.1, whole genome shotgun sequence genomic segment:
- the LOC126712861 gene encoding aspartate aminotransferase, chloroplastic, whose product MTSTSTMLSLASAPPTASLSVHENLKGRLKLGGGSLSFNKEKANPFINTKSFSRISMVAAVKVSRFEGVTMAPPDPILGVSEAFKADNDEKKLNLGVGAYRTEELQPYVLNVVKKAENLMVERGENKEYLPIEGLAAFNKVTAELLFGASNPVIKEQRVATVQGLSGTGSLRLAAALIERYFPGAKVLISSPTWGNHKNIFNDARVPWSEYRYYDPKTVGLDFDGMIADIKAAPEGSFVLLHGCAHNPTGIDPTPEQWEKIADVIQEKNHIPFFDVAYQGFASGSLDTDAGSVRLFAARGMELLVAQSYSKNLGLYAERIGAINVVCTSADAAARVKSQLKRLARPMYSNPPIHGAKIVANVVGDPTLFNEWKAEMEMMAGRIKNVRQKLYDSLTAKDKSGKDWSFILKQIGMFSFTGLNKAQSDNMTNKWHVYMTKDGRISLAGLSLAKCEYLADAIIDSFHNVS is encoded by the exons ATGACTTCGACTTCGACGATGCTCTCTCTAGCTTCGGCCCCTCCAACTGCCTCACTTTCAGTTCATGAAAACCTGAAG GGAAGATTGAAGCTTGGAGGTGGTAGCTTGAGCTTCAACAAGGAGAAAGCCAATCCCTTTATTAACACAAAg TCTTTCAGTCGGATATCTATGGTTGCAGCAGTTAAGGTTTCTCGTTTTGAAGGAGTAACGATGGCTCCTCCCGATCCAATTCTTGGAGTTTCTGAAGCTTTTAAAGCAGACAACGATGAAAAGAAGCTCAACCTTGGAGTTGGGGCCTATCGAACAGAGGAGCTACAACCTTATGTGCTGAATGTTGTTAAGAAG GCGGAGAATCTTATGGTGGAAAGGGGAGAAAACAAAGAG TATCTCCCAATCGAAGGCTTGGCTGCATTTAATAAGGTGACTGCGGAGTTGTTATTTGGAGCCAGCAACCCTGTAATAAAGGAACAAAGA GTGGCTACTGTTCAAGGTCTTTCAGGAACTGGTTCTCTTCGACTAGCTGCAGCTCTGATTGAACGATATTTTCCTGGAGCAAAGGTTCTAATATCATCTCCAACTTGGG GTAATCACAAGAATATTTTCAATGATGCTAGAGTTCCATGGTCTGAATATCGATACTATGATCCAAAAACAGTTGGTTTGGACTTTGATGGGATGATAGCTGACATAAAG GCTGCCCCAGAAGGATCTTTTGTGTTACTTCATGGCTGTGCTCACAATCCAACTGGCATTGATCCAACACCTGAACAGTGGGAGAAAATTGCTGATGTCATTCAGGAGAAGAACCATATACCATTTTTTGATGTTGCATACCAG GGATTTGCTAGTGGAAGCCTTGATACTGATGCAGGATCTGTGAGATTGTTTGCTGCGCGTGGGATGGAACTCCTGGTTGCCCAGTCATACAGTAAAAATTTGGGTCTTTATGCAGAAAGGATTGGAGCAATCAATGTTGTCTGCACATCAGCAGATGCAGCAGCAAG gGTAAAGAGCCAACTGAAAAGGCTTGCTCGACCGATGTACTCCAATCCTCCTATTCATGGGGCCAAAATTGTTGCCAATGTTGTTGGGGACCCAACTCTCTTCAACGAATGGAAAGCAGAAATGGAAATGATGGCTGGAAGGATAAAGAACGTGAGACAGAAACTATATGATAGCCTCACTGCAAAAGATAAGAGTGGAAAGGATTGGTCGTTTATACTTAAGCAGATTGGCATGTTCTCATTCACAGGCTTGAACAAAGCTCAG AGTGACAATATGACAAATAAGTGGCATGTGTACATGACAAAAGATGGAAGGATATCATTGGCTGGATTATCTTTGGCCAAATGCGAGTACCTTGCGGATGCCATCATTGATTCATTCCACAATGTCAGTTGA
- the LOC126712859 gene encoding 60S ribosomal protein L39-3, which yields MPSHKTFMIKKKLAKKMRQNRPIPHWIRMRTDNTIRYNAKRRHWRRTKLGF from the exons atg CCGTCCCACAAGACCTTCATGATTAAGAAGAAGTTGGCGAAGAAGATGAGGCAGAATAGGCCTATCCCTCACTGGATCCGCATGAGGACTGACAACACCATCAG GTACAATGCAAAGCGCAGGCACTGGCGTCGCACCAAGCTTGGATTCTGA
- the LOC126712862 gene encoding probable receptor-like protein kinase At1g80640, whose product MKLLLVPVLLFLLFLSKPIWVGATQQPLVPVSSPLVSPTSPISTSMAAFSPGIQVGIEEQHRMDTHKKMLIALVAASSALVVIILFFLFLWIYHRKFSHKSHKRSAQSSAVEKGLALAPFFSKFSSIKMVGKKGSVPLIEYKLLEKATDNFRDSNVLGEGGFGCVFKARLDDNLYAAVKKLNCENHDAEREFENEIDLLSKIQHPNIISLLGCSIHCESRFIVYELMQIGSLETQLHGPSHGSALTWHMRMKVALDTARGLEYLHEHCNPQVIHRDLKTSNILLDSDFNAKLSDFGLAVSNGAQNRNNIKLSGTLGYVAPEYLLDGKLTDKSDVYAFGVVLLELLLGRRPVEKLAPSQCQSIVTWAMPQLTDRSKLPNIVDPVIKNTMDLKHLYQVAAVAVLCVQPEPSYRPLITDVLHSLIPLVPIELGGTLRVSQVTRPAPPAQH is encoded by the exons atgaaGCTTCTTCTAGTTCCTGTTTTgctgtttcttctttttcttagtAAACCCATTTGGGTTGGTGCCACCCAACAGCCCCTTGTTCCTGTTTCCTCACCATTAGTCTCACCCACCTCTCCAATTTCCACATCAATGGCTGCTTTCTCCCCAG GAATTCAGGTGGGCATTGAAGAGCAGCATCGCATGGATACACACAAGAAAATGCTAATAGCACTTGTTGCTGCTTCTTCTGCTcttgttgtaattattttgtttttcttatttttgtggATTTATCATAGGAAGTTCTCACACAAATCCCACAAAAGAAGTGCTCAGAGCTCAG ctGTTGAGAAGGGACTTGCCTTAGCTCCATTTTTTAGTAAATTCAGCTCCATTAAAATGGTTGGTAAGAAAGGATCTGTTCCATTGATTGAGTATAAGCTACTAGAAAAAGCAACGGACAACTTTCGTGACAGTAATGTATTGGGTGAGGGTGGATTTGGATGTGTTTTTAAGGCTCGATTGGATGATAACTTGTATGCTGCTGTGAAGAAACTCAATTGCGAAAATCATGATGCTGAGAGAGAATTCGAG AATGAGATTGATCTGTTGAGCAAAATTCAACATCCAAATATAATTTCCCTACTGGGTTGCAGCATTCACTGCGAGTCAAGGTTTATTGTTTATGAATTGATGCAAATTGGATCTTTGGAAACTCAATTGCACG gaCCTTCTCATGGATCGGCATTAACTTGGCATATGCGGATGAAGGTTGCTCTTGACACAGCAAG AGGATTAGAATATCTACATGAGCACTGCAATCCACAAGTGATCCATAGAGATCTGAAAACATCTAATATACTTTTGGATTCCGACTTCAATGCTAAg CTTTCAGATTTTGGTCTTGCAGTGTCCAATGGGGCCCAAAACAGGAACAACATTAAGCTTTCAGGAACTTTGGGTTATGTAGCCCCAGAGTATCTTTTAGATG gTAAATTGACAGATAAGAGTGATGTCTATGCTTTCGGAGTAGTACTTCTGGAGCTTTTATTAGGAAGAAGGCCTGTGGAAAAACTGGCCCCATCTCAGTGCCAATCTATTGTCACATGG GCCATGCCCCAGCTCACTGACAGATCTAAACTTCCAAATATCGTGGATCCTGTGATAAAAAATACAATGGATTTGAAGCACTTATACCAG GTTGCTGCAGTAGCTGTGCTATGTGTGCAACCAGAACCAAGCTACCGCCCACTAATAACAGACGTCTTGCATTCTCTCATTCCTCTTGTTCCCATTGAGCTTGGTGGCACACTAAGAGTTTCACAAGTAACGCGACCTGCACCACCTGCACAACACTAA